Proteins encoded in a region of the Panicum hallii strain FIL2 chromosome 3, PHallii_v3.1, whole genome shotgun sequence genome:
- the LOC112884930 gene encoding E3 ubiquitin-protein ligase UPL6 isoform X2 — MFFSGDPSARRRVDLGGRSSKERDRKVLLEQTREERRRRQGLRLQNSSATKIQKFFRGKKALELARSEIRKNFCSTFGEHCERIDCFGTNSDFLRQLLFFFNANEDNDVAILCQVCNFLLQYVKRGGDTVTLFAGVNDSSQQPLVAHRVKKLALICVQAVYQKRHDWGSQVLTAPGSTSVPSVSLLETVACLINPKLPWNCKVVGYLQRRKIYYLFRGIIISVPQKDRNFGQFDSASALEQVLMLVASHVGHHPCCCPAVDPRWSFSSQLLSIPFLWHRLPQLKKVFTVNGLSKYYIHQIACFLPSLADVLPNDISANHPGYACVLANVLEASTWILSDAKFASDTAADIISISTSLLDTLPAVTSPTERADDDDEMPMDVDVKNGLDVDLERQITTAIDSKLLQHLVNALFRGRLSTDHSDLSGPSDAEVDAVGSICAFLHVTFNTFPLERIMTVLAYRTEIVPALWNFIKRCHDNRRWPYFSKFASSLPADAPGWLLPMSVFCPIYKHMLKIIDNGEFYEQEKPLSLKDLKSLVLILKQALWQLLWVIPSSSTLKVAPNPSGLKKLSVENVKTRARVGLSELLTQLQDWNSRLPFTSASDFYSQEATSENFVSQAILGNTRASEIIKLAPFLAPFTSRVKIFTSQLSSSRQSASHSGLTRHRFKIRRNRLLEDAFDQLSLLSEEDLKGPIRVSFINEHGEEEAGIDGGGIFKDFMENITRAAFDVQYGLFKETADHLLYPNPASGLVHELHLQYFHFLGSLLGKAMYEGILVDLPFATFFLSKLKQKYNFLNDLPSLDPELYRHLLFLKHYNGDIAELELYFVIVNNEYGEQCEEELLPGGRDMRVTNDNVITFIHLVANHRLNYQIRAQSTHFLRGFQQLIPKDWIDMFNEHEIQVLISGSLESLDIDDLRSNTNYSAGYHPDHEVIEMFWEVLKSFSSDNQKKFLKFVTGCSRGPLLGFQYLEPKFCIHRAGVPGMEEHADRLPTSATCMNLLKLPPYKTTEQLQTKLLYAINSEAGFDLS, encoded by the exons ATGTTCTTCTCCGGTGACCCGTCGGCGCGGAGGCGGGTGGACCTCGGCGGGCGGAGCAGCAAGGAGCGCGACCGCAAGGTGCTGCTCGAGCAGACGCGCGAGGAGCGGCGCCGCCGGCAGGGCCTCCGCCTCCAGAACTCATCCGCCACGAAGATACAG AAATTCTTCAGAGGTAAGAAGGCTTTGGAACTGGCACGTTCAGAAATTCGGAAGAACTTTTGCTCTACTTTCGGGGAGCATTGTGAGAGGATAGACTG CTTTGGCACTAATTCTGACTTTCTTCGTCAATTGCTGTTTTTCTTCAATGCAAATGAAGACAATGATGTTGCTATACTTTGTCAAGTCTGCAATTTTCTGCTACAATATGTTAAACGTGGTG GAGATACTGTAACTCTCTTTGCTGGTGTAAATGACTCATCACAGCAACCACTTGTTGCTCACAGAGTAAAAAAACTTGCACTCATCTGTGTTCAAGCAGTCTATCAAAAGAG GCATGATTGGGGTAGCCAAGTTTTGACAGCACCTGGAAGCACATCAGTGCCTTCTGTCTCATTACTAGAAACTGTAGCTTGCTTAATAAATCCTAAACTTCCATGGAACTGCAAAGTAGTTGGGTATCTTCAGCGGAGAAAGATCTATTACTTATTCCGGGGCATTATTATATCTGTACCG CAAAAGGACAGAAATTTTGGGCAATTTGATAGTGCATCTGCGCTGGAACAAGTTCTCATGCTTGTTGCTTCACATGTTGGCCATCATCCTTGTTGTTGTCCAGCAGTTGATCCAAGATGGAGTTTCTCCTCTCAGCTTCTGTCCATCCCTTTTCTGTGGCATCGTTTGCCGCAACTCAAGAAG GTTTTCACAGTTAATGGACTCAGCAAATATTATATCCATCAAATAGCCTGCTTTTTGCCCAGTCTTGCTGATGTTCTTCCAAATGATATATCAGCTAATCATCCAGGATATGCGTGTGTCCTTGCAAATGTTCTTGAGGCTTCAACCTGGATTTTGTCCGATGCAAAGTTTGCTTCTGACACA GCGGCTGACATCATCTCCATTTCTACGTCGTTGTTAGACACGTTGCCAGCAGTCACATCACCTACGGAAA GggcagatgatgatgatgagatgCCTATGGATGTCGATGTTAAAAATGGTCTTGATGTTGATTTGGAAAGACAGATAACTACAGCAATTGATTCAAAGCTACTTCAACATTTG GTGAATGCACTCTTCAGAGGTAGATTAAGCACAGACCATTCTGACCTTTCTGGACCGTCAGATGCTGAAGTGGATGCTGTAGGATCTATTTGTGCTTTTCTTCATGTCACATTCAACACATTCCCTCTAGAGCGGATTATGACTGTGCTGGCCTACCGGACTGAAATTGTTCCTGCACTATGGAATTTTATAAAACGATGCCATGACAACCGAAGATGGCCATATTTTTCCAAGTTTGCATCTTCATTACCTGCAGATGCTCCTGGTTGGCTCCTGCCCATGTCTGTATTCTGTCCCATATACAA GCACATGTTGAAGATCATTGATAATGGGGAGTTCTATGAACAAGAGAAACCTCTTTCACTTAAAGATTTGAAGTCCTTGGTTCTCATTTTAAAGCAG GCATTATGGCAACTTCTGTGGGTTATTCCTTCCTCTTCTACTCTGAAAGTGGCACCCAACCCTTCAGGCCTCAAAAAATTGTCAGTGGAGAATGTCAAAACCAGAGCTAGGGTTGGGTTATCTGAACTACTCACGCAG TTGCAAGACTGGAACAGTCGACTCCCATTCACTTCTGCAAGTGATTTCTATTCACAAGAAGCAACAAGTGAAAATTTTGTGTCTCAG GCAATACTTGGCAATACTCGAGCATCAGAGATTATAAAGCTTGCTCCTTTCTTGGCACCATTTACTAGTAGAGTCAAAATCTTCACT TCCCAATTGTCAAGTTCTAGACAATCGGCGTCACATTCTGGATTGACAAGACATCGGTTCAAAATAAGAAGAAATCGACTTCTGGAAGATGCTTTTGATCAGCTAAGTTTGCTTTCTGAAGAGGATCTCAAAGGACCG ATTCGAGTGTCATTTATTAATGAGCATGGTGAGGAAGAGGCTGGAATTGATGGTGGCGGAATTTTCAAAGATTTCATGGAAAATATCACTCGAGCTGCTTTTGATGTACAGTACGGTCTTTTCAAG GAGACAGCTGATCATCTTCTGTACCCAAACCCCGCATCAGGATTGGTTCATGAACTACACCTGCAATATTTCCATTTTCTTGGAAGTCTCCTTGGAAAG GCAATGTATGAGGGCATACTTGTTGACTTGCCGTTTGCGACGTTCTTCTTGAGCAAGTTGAAACAAAA GTACAATTTTTTAAATGATCTTCCTTCATTGGATCCAGAATTATATCGACATCTTCTATTTTTAAAG CATTACAACGGTGATATCGCAGAACTGGAACTGTATTTTGTCATTGTGAATAATGAATATGGTGAACAGTGTGAAGAAGAACTTCTCCCTGGTGGGAGAGACATGCGTGTTACTAATGATAATGTTATTACTTTTATCCATCTTGTTGCCAATCATCGGTTAAACTACCAG ATCCGTGCACAAAGTACACACTTCTTGCGAGGTTTTCAACAGCTTATACCAAAAGACTGGATTGATATGTTCAATGAACATGAAATTCAG GTTCTCATATCTGGCTCTTTAGAAAGCTTGGATATTGATGACTTGCGGTCAAACACCAACTATTCTGCAGGATATCATCCG GACCATGAGGTTATTGAGATGTTTTGGGAGGTCTTGAAGAGCTTCAGTTCAGACAATCAGAAAAAATTTCTCAA GTTTGTGACCGGATGTTCTCGTGGCCCACTCCTTGGATTCCAGTACCTCGAACCAAAATTTTGCATTCATAG AGCTGGTGTTCCAGGCATGGAGGAGCATGCTGACCGCCTGCCTACATCGGCTACTTGCATGAACCTCCTGAAGCTTCCCCCATATAAAAC CACGGAGCAGTTGCAGACCAAGCTGCTGTACGCCATAAATTCAGAAGCTGGTTTTGATCTTAGTTGA
- the LOC112886101 gene encoding Golgi apparatus membrane protein-like protein ECHIDNA: MDQRQVVSENYANPITCFFHVLFKAAALAFYILFSLFVKSFVIIFVITVLLAALDFWVVKNVSGRILVGLRWWNEIDDEGNSVWKFECLDGESLARMNKKDSWLFWWTLYLTAAAWIVLGIFSLIRLEADYLLVVGVCLSLSIANIVGFTKCNKDAKKNIQAFAQNALASRVTSSLQSAFGVI, translated from the exons ATGGATCAGCGCCAG GTGGTTAGCGAGAATTATGCCAATCCCATTACGTGCTTCTTCCATGTGCTTTTCAAG gcggcggcgctagCCTTCTACATCCTGTTCTCGCTCTTTGTGAAGAGCTTCGTCATCATCTTTGTGATCACCGTGCTCCTTGCGGCGCTCGACTTCTGGGTGGTGAAGAACGTGAGCGGCAGGATTTTGGTCGGGCTGCGGTGGTGGAATGAGATTGACGATGAGGGAAACAGCGTGTGGAAGTTTGAGTGCCTCGATGGGGAG TCTCTCGCTCGGATGAACAAGAAGGATTCGTGGCTGTTCTGGTGGACTCTTTACTTGACT GCTGCTGCATGGATTGTTCTCGGTATATTTTCACTCATAAGACTTGAGGCTGATTACCTTCTCGTTGTCGGAGTTTGCTTGAGTCTAAGCATTGCAAACATTGTTGGCTTCACCAAATGCAACAAAG ATGCCAAGAAGAACATCCAGGCTTTCGCTCAAAATGCTCTCGCTTCCCGCGTCACATCATCGCTGCAATCAGCGTTCGGTGTCATCTAA
- the LOC112884930 gene encoding E3 ubiquitin-protein ligase UPL6 isoform X1, which produces MFFSGDPSARRRVDLGGRSSKERDRKVLLEQTREERRRRQGLRLQNSSATKIQKFFRGKKALELARSEIRKNFCSTFGEHCERIDWNSFGTNSDFLRQLLFFFNANEDNDVAILCQVCNFLLQYVKRGGDTVTLFAGVNDSSQQPLVAHRVKKLALICVQAVYQKRHDWGSQVLTAPGSTSVPSVSLLETVACLINPKLPWNCKVVGYLQRRKIYYLFRGIIISVPQKDRNFGQFDSASALEQVLMLVASHVGHHPCCCPAVDPRWSFSSQLLSIPFLWHRLPQLKKVFTVNGLSKYYIHQIACFLPSLADVLPNDISANHPGYACVLANVLEASTWILSDAKFASDTAADIISISTSLLDTLPAVTSPTERADDDDEMPMDVDVKNGLDVDLERQITTAIDSKLLQHLVNALFRGRLSTDHSDLSGPSDAEVDAVGSICAFLHVTFNTFPLERIMTVLAYRTEIVPALWNFIKRCHDNRRWPYFSKFASSLPADAPGWLLPMSVFCPIYKHMLKIIDNGEFYEQEKPLSLKDLKSLVLILKQALWQLLWVIPSSSTLKVAPNPSGLKKLSVENVKTRARVGLSELLTQLQDWNSRLPFTSASDFYSQEATSENFVSQAILGNTRASEIIKLAPFLAPFTSRVKIFTSQLSSSRQSASHSGLTRHRFKIRRNRLLEDAFDQLSLLSEEDLKGPIRVSFINEHGEEEAGIDGGGIFKDFMENITRAAFDVQYGLFKETADHLLYPNPASGLVHELHLQYFHFLGSLLGKAMYEGILVDLPFATFFLSKLKQKYNFLNDLPSLDPELYRHLLFLKHYNGDIAELELYFVIVNNEYGEQCEEELLPGGRDMRVTNDNVITFIHLVANHRLNYQIRAQSTHFLRGFQQLIPKDWIDMFNEHEIQVLISGSLESLDIDDLRSNTNYSAGYHPDHEVIEMFWEVLKSFSSDNQKKFLKFVTGCSRGPLLGFQYLEPKFCIHRAGVPGMEEHADRLPTSATCMNLLKLPPYKTTEQLQTKLLYAINSEAGFDLS; this is translated from the exons ATGTTCTTCTCCGGTGACCCGTCGGCGCGGAGGCGGGTGGACCTCGGCGGGCGGAGCAGCAAGGAGCGCGACCGCAAGGTGCTGCTCGAGCAGACGCGCGAGGAGCGGCGCCGCCGGCAGGGCCTCCGCCTCCAGAACTCATCCGCCACGAAGATACAG AAATTCTTCAGAGGTAAGAAGGCTTTGGAACTGGCACGTTCAGAAATTCGGAAGAACTTTTGCTCTACTTTCGGGGAGCATTGTGAGAGGATAGACTG GAACAGCTTTGGCACTAATTCTGACTTTCTTCGTCAATTGCTGTTTTTCTTCAATGCAAATGAAGACAATGATGTTGCTATACTTTGTCAAGTCTGCAATTTTCTGCTACAATATGTTAAACGTGGTG GAGATACTGTAACTCTCTTTGCTGGTGTAAATGACTCATCACAGCAACCACTTGTTGCTCACAGAGTAAAAAAACTTGCACTCATCTGTGTTCAAGCAGTCTATCAAAAGAG GCATGATTGGGGTAGCCAAGTTTTGACAGCACCTGGAAGCACATCAGTGCCTTCTGTCTCATTACTAGAAACTGTAGCTTGCTTAATAAATCCTAAACTTCCATGGAACTGCAAAGTAGTTGGGTATCTTCAGCGGAGAAAGATCTATTACTTATTCCGGGGCATTATTATATCTGTACCG CAAAAGGACAGAAATTTTGGGCAATTTGATAGTGCATCTGCGCTGGAACAAGTTCTCATGCTTGTTGCTTCACATGTTGGCCATCATCCTTGTTGTTGTCCAGCAGTTGATCCAAGATGGAGTTTCTCCTCTCAGCTTCTGTCCATCCCTTTTCTGTGGCATCGTTTGCCGCAACTCAAGAAG GTTTTCACAGTTAATGGACTCAGCAAATATTATATCCATCAAATAGCCTGCTTTTTGCCCAGTCTTGCTGATGTTCTTCCAAATGATATATCAGCTAATCATCCAGGATATGCGTGTGTCCTTGCAAATGTTCTTGAGGCTTCAACCTGGATTTTGTCCGATGCAAAGTTTGCTTCTGACACA GCGGCTGACATCATCTCCATTTCTACGTCGTTGTTAGACACGTTGCCAGCAGTCACATCACCTACGGAAA GggcagatgatgatgatgagatgCCTATGGATGTCGATGTTAAAAATGGTCTTGATGTTGATTTGGAAAGACAGATAACTACAGCAATTGATTCAAAGCTACTTCAACATTTG GTGAATGCACTCTTCAGAGGTAGATTAAGCACAGACCATTCTGACCTTTCTGGACCGTCAGATGCTGAAGTGGATGCTGTAGGATCTATTTGTGCTTTTCTTCATGTCACATTCAACACATTCCCTCTAGAGCGGATTATGACTGTGCTGGCCTACCGGACTGAAATTGTTCCTGCACTATGGAATTTTATAAAACGATGCCATGACAACCGAAGATGGCCATATTTTTCCAAGTTTGCATCTTCATTACCTGCAGATGCTCCTGGTTGGCTCCTGCCCATGTCTGTATTCTGTCCCATATACAA GCACATGTTGAAGATCATTGATAATGGGGAGTTCTATGAACAAGAGAAACCTCTTTCACTTAAAGATTTGAAGTCCTTGGTTCTCATTTTAAAGCAG GCATTATGGCAACTTCTGTGGGTTATTCCTTCCTCTTCTACTCTGAAAGTGGCACCCAACCCTTCAGGCCTCAAAAAATTGTCAGTGGAGAATGTCAAAACCAGAGCTAGGGTTGGGTTATCTGAACTACTCACGCAG TTGCAAGACTGGAACAGTCGACTCCCATTCACTTCTGCAAGTGATTTCTATTCACAAGAAGCAACAAGTGAAAATTTTGTGTCTCAG GCAATACTTGGCAATACTCGAGCATCAGAGATTATAAAGCTTGCTCCTTTCTTGGCACCATTTACTAGTAGAGTCAAAATCTTCACT TCCCAATTGTCAAGTTCTAGACAATCGGCGTCACATTCTGGATTGACAAGACATCGGTTCAAAATAAGAAGAAATCGACTTCTGGAAGATGCTTTTGATCAGCTAAGTTTGCTTTCTGAAGAGGATCTCAAAGGACCG ATTCGAGTGTCATTTATTAATGAGCATGGTGAGGAAGAGGCTGGAATTGATGGTGGCGGAATTTTCAAAGATTTCATGGAAAATATCACTCGAGCTGCTTTTGATGTACAGTACGGTCTTTTCAAG GAGACAGCTGATCATCTTCTGTACCCAAACCCCGCATCAGGATTGGTTCATGAACTACACCTGCAATATTTCCATTTTCTTGGAAGTCTCCTTGGAAAG GCAATGTATGAGGGCATACTTGTTGACTTGCCGTTTGCGACGTTCTTCTTGAGCAAGTTGAAACAAAA GTACAATTTTTTAAATGATCTTCCTTCATTGGATCCAGAATTATATCGACATCTTCTATTTTTAAAG CATTACAACGGTGATATCGCAGAACTGGAACTGTATTTTGTCATTGTGAATAATGAATATGGTGAACAGTGTGAAGAAGAACTTCTCCCTGGTGGGAGAGACATGCGTGTTACTAATGATAATGTTATTACTTTTATCCATCTTGTTGCCAATCATCGGTTAAACTACCAG ATCCGTGCACAAAGTACACACTTCTTGCGAGGTTTTCAACAGCTTATACCAAAAGACTGGATTGATATGTTCAATGAACATGAAATTCAG GTTCTCATATCTGGCTCTTTAGAAAGCTTGGATATTGATGACTTGCGGTCAAACACCAACTATTCTGCAGGATATCATCCG GACCATGAGGTTATTGAGATGTTTTGGGAGGTCTTGAAGAGCTTCAGTTCAGACAATCAGAAAAAATTTCTCAA GTTTGTGACCGGATGTTCTCGTGGCCCACTCCTTGGATTCCAGTACCTCGAACCAAAATTTTGCATTCATAG AGCTGGTGTTCCAGGCATGGAGGAGCATGCTGACCGCCTGCCTACATCGGCTACTTGCATGAACCTCCTGAAGCTTCCCCCATATAAAAC CACGGAGCAGTTGCAGACCAAGCTGCTGTACGCCATAAATTCAGAAGCTGGTTTTGATCTTAGTTGA
- the LOC112888050 gene encoding gibberellin 2-beta-dioxygenase 1-like — protein sequence MVVPSTTPVRQETAAAAASHGSGIPTVDMSAPGGRGALSRQVARACAEHGFFRAVSHGVPPGPAARLDAATSAFFALAPHDKQRAGPPSPLGYGCRSIGFNGDAGELEYLLLHASPAAVAHRARSIDTDDPSRFSTVVNDYVGAVRQLACDILDLLGEGLGLKDPRSFSKLITDTDSDSLLRINHYPPACTIHKLDHDDQCKMKSIVRTKNGNGLNSSAGARIGFGEHSDPQIISLLRANDVNGLQVLLPNSDGKEVWVQVPADPSAFFVNVGDLLQALTNGKLVSVRHRVIASACRPRLSTIYFAAPPLHTRISALPETITADSPCQYRPFTWAEYKKTMYSLRLSHSRLDLFQVGDDDNSNVGKGEQE from the exons ATGGTGGTTCCTTCGACGACGCCGGTGCGCCAAgagacagcggcggcggcggcgtcccacGGCAGCGGCATACCGACGGTGGACATGTCCGCgccgggcggccgcggcgcgcTGTCGCGGCaggtggcgcgcgcgtgcgcggagCACGGCTTCTTCCGCGCCGTGAGCCACGGCGTGCCGCCGGGCCCCGCCGCGCGGCTGGACGCCGCCACGTCGGCGTTCTTCGCGCTGGCGCCGCACGACAAGCAGCGCGCCGGCCCGCCGAGCCCGCTCGGCTACGGCTGCCGCAGCATCGGCTTCAACGGCGACGCCGGGGAGCTCGAGTACCTGCTCCTCCACGCCAGCCCGGCCGCCGTCGCGCACAGGGCAAGGTCCATCGACACCGATGACCCCTCGCGCTTCAG TACTGTGGTGAACGATTATGTGGGAGCAGTGAGGCAGCTTGCATGTGACATCCTGGACCTGTTAGGAGAGGGGCTAGGGCTCAAGGACCCCAGATCCTTCAGCAAGCTCATCACGGACACTGACAGTGACTCACTCCTGAGGATCAACCACTACCCTCCAGCGTGCACCATTCACAAGCTTGACCATGACGACCAGTGCAAGATGAAGAGCATTGTCAGGACCAAGAATGGCAATGGTCTGAACTCGTCAGCAGGTGCTCGGATTGGGTTCGGTGAGCACTCTGACCCGCAGATCATTAGCTTGCTCCGAGCAAACGACGTCAATGGCCTGCAGGTGCTTCTACCAAACAGCGATGGCAAGGAGGTGTGGGTTCAGGTGCCGGCCGACCCATCAGCATTCTTCGTCAATGTTGGTGACCTCCTCCAG GCTCTGACAAATGGGAAGTTGGTAAGTGTCCGGCACAGGGTAATTGCAAGCGCTTGCAGGCCAAGGCTGTCCACGATCTACTTTGCAGCACCACCATTGCATACACGAATTTCGGCCCTCCCAGAGACGATCACAGCCGACTCACCATGCCAGTACCGACCCTTCACCTGGGCCGAGTACAAGAAGACAATGTACTCGCTTCGCCTGAGCCACAGCCGCCTTGATCTATTCCAAGTCGGCGATGATGACAACAGCAATGTCGGCAAAGGAGAACAAGAATAG